Proteins co-encoded in one Acyrthosiphon pisum isolate AL4f unplaced genomic scaffold, pea_aphid_22Mar2018_4r6ur Scaffold_3248;HRSCAF=3787, whole genome shotgun sequence genomic window:
- the LOC115035008 gene encoding myosin-2B-like: protein MLKLNSFEHFCINNANEKLQQQFNLHVFKLEKEEYQNEGIEWKLIDFYDNQPVINLIESRLGILIFLMKNV, encoded by the exons ATGCTTAAACTAAACAgctttgaacatttttgtatcaATAACGCCAATGAAAAACTTCAACAGCAATTTAATTTA CATGTATTCAAACTTGAAAAAGAAGAATACCAAAACGAAGGAATTGAATGGAAGttgattgatttttatgataacCAACCTGTAATAAATCTGATTGAATCTaggttaggtatacttat